In Longimicrobiaceae bacterium, the sequence CCGCCTGGCCGCCTACCTCCGGGAGATGGACGTAGGGCCGGAGGCGCCGGTTGCGCTCTTCCTGGAGCGCTCCGTGGACGCGCTCACCGGGATCTTGGGGATCCTCAAGGCGGGCGGCGTCCTGGTGCCCTTCGATCCCGCCTATCCGGCGGAGCGGATCGCCGACATGGCGCGCCGGGCGGGGATCGGCGTCTTCGTGACCGCGGGCGCCCTCCGCGACCGGGGGCTCCTTCCCGCGGGGCGGACGGTGTGCCTGGATGCCGACCGGGAGCGGCTGGCGGCCCGGCCGGCCGGACCGCCAGCGGTGGTGCTCCACCCGGAGAGCGCCGCGTACGTGATCTACACCTCCGGCTCCACCGGCACACCCAAGGGAGTGGTGGTCTCCCACGGTGCGGCGCTGAGCCTCCACGCCGCGCTGGAAGAGTCGGTCTACCGCGGGCGCGGTCCGCTGCGCGTCAGCGTGAACGCGCCGCTCGTCTTCGACGGCTCGGTCAAGCAGTGGCTCCAGTTGCTGGGCGGGCACACCCTGCACGTCGTCACCGAGGAGGAGAGACTCGATCCCGGGCGGCTGCTGGCGCGGGTCCGCGGCGAGCGGGTGCAGGTGCTCGATTGCACGCCCACGCAGCTCCGGGGGCTCTTCGCCGCCGGGCTCGGCGCGGCGGAGGAGCCCCTGGAGGTGGTGCTCTGCGGCGGGGAGGCGCTGGACCCCGACCTGTGGGGGAGGCTGGCGGCGCTTCCGGGCGTCGACGCGTTCAACGTGTACGGCCCCACCGAATTCACGGTGGACGCCACCGCCGCGCGCGTGCGCGACCACTCCGACCCCACCCTGGGCCGGCCGCTCTCCGGGGCGCGTGTCCACCTCCTGGACGACCGGCTCCGCCCGGTGCCGCCGGGGGTCGCGGGGGAGCTGTACCTGGCCGGGGCACGCCTGGCGCGCGGGTACCTGGGGGGGCCGGCGCTCACCGCGGAGAGGTTCCTCCCCGATCCGTACCCGGGCGAGCCGGGCGCGAGGATGTACCGCACCGGCGACCTGGCGCGCTGGCGCGAGGACGGCACGCTGGAGTTCCTGGGCCGCACCGACGACCAGGTGAAGGTCCGCGGCGTGCGCGTCGAGCTGGGGGAGATCGAGAGCCTGCTCCGCGAGCACCCGCGCGTGGGCGCGGCGGCCGCCGCGGTGTACGGCTCCGGCGGCGAAGCGCAGATCGCGGCCTTCTTCGTCCCCCGCGGCGCGGGGGACGGCGACACGCTCGCCGGGGAGCTGCTCGGCCGGCTCCGGGAGCGCCTCCCCGGGTTCATGGTTCCCGCCTGGGTGCTGCCGCTCGCCTCCCTCCCGCTCACTTCGAGCGGAAAGGCCGACCGCCGCTCGCTCCCCGACCCGCGCACCCTGGGACCGGGGCGGCGCGCCTCGTACGTGGCCCCGGGGAGCGAGCTGGAGCGCTCCATCGCCCGCGTCTGGCAGGAGGTGCTGGGAGTCGAGCGCGTGGGGGTGCACGACAACTTCTTCGACATCGGCGGCAACTCGCTGCTGATCGTGCAGGCGTACGACCGGCTCCGCGACGGCGTGGGGGGCGACCTCACCCTCGTGGAGCTGTTCCGCTACCCAACCGTCACCCTGCTGGCCGAGCGGTTGAGCACCGGGACCACCGTCGGCA encodes:
- a CDS encoding non-ribosomal peptide synthetase, encoding RLAAYLREMDVGPEAPVALFLERSVDALTGILGILKAGGVLVPFDPAYPAERIADMARRAGIGVFVTAGALRDRGLLPAGRTVCLDADRERLAARPAGPPAVVLHPESAAYVIYTSGSTGTPKGVVVSHGAALSLHAALEESVYRGRGPLRVSVNAPLVFDGSVKQWLQLLGGHTLHVVTEEERLDPGRLLARVRGERVQVLDCTPTQLRGLFAAGLGAAEEPLEVVLCGGEALDPDLWGRLAALPGVDAFNVYGPTEFTVDATAARVRDHSDPTLGRPLSGARVHLLDDRLRPVPPGVAGELYLAGARLARGYLGGPALTAERFLPDPYPGEPGARMYRTGDLARWREDGTLEFLGRTDDQVKVRGVRVELGEIESLLREHPRVGAAAAAVYGSGGEAQIAAFFVPRGAGDGDTLAGELLGRLRERLPGFMVPAWVLPLASLPLTSSGKADRRSLPDPRTLGPGRRASYVAPGSELERSIARVWQEVLGVERVGVHDNFFDIGGNSLLIVQAYDRLRDGVGGDLTLVELFRYPTVTLLAERLSTGTTVGTPALSEAEDRARRQREALARQSRPGRPGRS